From Cellvibrio zantedeschiae, the proteins below share one genomic window:
- a CDS encoding insulinase family protein translates to MTHPAFEFIRSQTIDALKISVEEYRHKVTGAQHIHMVADNQENVFLVALRTVPHDSTGVAHILEHTALCGSEKYPVRDPFFMMVRRSLNTFMNAFTSSDWTAYPFASQNQKDFNNLLDVYLDAVFFSRLDELDFAQEGHRIEFSETDNPNSDLVFKGVVFNEMKGAMSSVPSQLWHTLCKYLYPTTTYHFNSGGEPEDIPNLTYEQLKNFYRTHYHPTNAIFMTYGNIPASVHQEKFENQALSRFEKLDSIISVPDEKRYHAPIAVEEFYPAEDDEDIANKNHLVIAWLLGKTTNLEESLEAQLLSNILLDNSASPLQQALETTDLGQAPSPLCGMDDSSREMAFVCGLEGCAIENAEKIEELIFTTLQKVAEEGVALSEIEAALHQLELQQREVGGDGYPYGLQLILTGLTSATHRGDPIALLDMDAALKSLHEKIHQPNFIQTLVKKWLLENNHRVRLIMKPDTQLNARVQLAEAARLAKLKSELTPADKQNIIARSHALQARQLQQDDETILPKVGLEDIPEHLHYTPGTHEIFNGYPLRCYSAGTNGLVYQQITFKMPAITDAQKKLLPFYCSCLTELALGDKDYLDVQRWQAEVVGGIRAFSSIRGTGDDVQKIDAYVTLSAKALSRNQVAMSELMQATLKQVRFDEHERLRELIAQKRARSEQSVTGHGHSLAMTLASAGMSPAAKLAHELGGLIGIAELKLLDNLLDYKDKLTEFAQGLTQIHQLMLNAPIQFLIVGEDEHLNTYRKTLETLWPATSATDKFVSFAIPAVSEQIKQAWITNTQVNFCAKAYPTVPADHPDAAALTVLGGFLRNGYLHRAIREQGGAYGGGASQDNTIAAFRFYSYRDPRLTETLADFDACLSWLQETKHSHQALEEAILGVIGSIDKPGSPAGEAKTTYQAELFGRTREKRETFRNRVVKVTIDDLLRVAKHYLVSEKASVGIVSYAGQQEKLQALGLDIHQL, encoded by the coding sequence ATGACCCATCCCGCTTTTGAATTTATTCGCAGCCAAACAATTGATGCTTTGAAAATAAGTGTTGAGGAATATCGCCACAAGGTTACAGGCGCACAACACATTCATATGGTTGCGGATAATCAAGAGAATGTATTTTTAGTTGCCCTCCGGACCGTGCCCCATGACTCAACGGGAGTGGCTCATATTCTTGAGCACACTGCATTGTGTGGTAGCGAAAAATATCCGGTTCGCGATCCTTTTTTTATGATGGTGCGCCGTTCGTTAAATACGTTTATGAATGCGTTTACCAGTTCGGATTGGACCGCCTATCCTTTTGCCAGCCAGAACCAGAAAGATTTTAATAATTTGTTGGATGTTTATTTGGATGCGGTTTTCTTTTCACGTCTTGACGAGCTGGATTTTGCGCAAGAAGGTCACCGGATAGAATTTTCTGAAACCGATAACCCAAATTCTGATTTAGTTTTTAAAGGTGTGGTCTTCAATGAAATGAAAGGTGCTATGAGTTCGGTGCCCTCACAGTTATGGCATACACTCTGTAAATATTTGTACCCTACTACGACTTATCATTTCAATAGTGGCGGCGAGCCGGAAGACATTCCCAATTTAACTTATGAACAATTGAAAAATTTTTATCGCACACACTATCACCCTACTAATGCGATATTCATGACCTACGGAAATATTCCTGCATCTGTACACCAAGAAAAATTTGAAAACCAAGCCTTATCTCGTTTTGAAAAACTCGACTCGATCATTAGCGTACCTGATGAAAAACGTTATCACGCACCTATAGCTGTTGAAGAGTTTTATCCTGCAGAAGATGATGAAGATATCGCAAATAAAAACCATTTAGTCATTGCATGGCTGTTGGGTAAAACAACAAATCTTGAAGAGAGCCTTGAGGCACAATTACTTTCCAATATTTTGTTGGACAATTCTGCATCACCCCTACAGCAAGCGCTTGAAACAACCGATTTAGGCCAGGCACCCTCGCCTTTGTGTGGAATGGACGATTCATCGCGCGAAATGGCTTTTGTGTGTGGGCTTGAAGGTTGCGCAATTGAAAATGCTGAAAAAATTGAAGAGTTAATTTTTACAACCTTGCAAAAAGTGGCTGAAGAAGGCGTAGCCTTATCTGAAATTGAAGCTGCTTTACACCAGCTTGAATTACAGCAGCGCGAAGTCGGCGGCGATGGTTATCCCTACGGTTTACAGCTTATTTTAACAGGCTTAACCTCCGCTACCCATCGTGGTGATCCTATTGCGCTTTTGGATATGGATGCTGCGCTTAAAAGCCTTCACGAAAAAATTCATCAACCAAACTTTATTCAAACCTTGGTTAAGAAATGGTTATTGGAGAATAACCATCGTGTACGTTTAATCATGAAGCCCGATACGCAATTAAATGCTCGTGTACAACTCGCTGAGGCGGCACGTCTGGCCAAATTAAAATCAGAGTTAACGCCTGCCGACAAACAAAATATCATTGCTCGCTCGCACGCTTTACAAGCGCGTCAGTTACAGCAAGATGATGAAACCATTCTTCCTAAAGTAGGCTTGGAAGATATTCCAGAACACCTGCACTACACTCCCGGCACCCACGAAATTTTTAATGGCTATCCGCTACGCTGTTACAGCGCGGGCACTAATGGTTTGGTGTACCAGCAAATTACCTTCAAAATGCCTGCAATAACTGATGCACAGAAAAAGCTTTTGCCATTTTATTGCTCATGCCTAACCGAACTTGCTTTAGGTGATAAAGATTATTTGGATGTGCAACGCTGGCAAGCAGAAGTCGTTGGTGGAATCCGCGCTTTCAGTAGCATTCGCGGCACTGGTGATGACGTACAAAAAATTGATGCTTATGTCACCTTGTCCGCAAAAGCCCTAAGTCGCAATCAAGTCGCCATGAGCGAACTAATGCAAGCCACACTAAAGCAAGTTCGTTTCGATGAGCACGAAAGATTGCGTGAATTAATTGCGCAAAAGCGTGCGCGCTCCGAACAAAGTGTAACGGGCCACGGCCATAGTCTGGCGATGACTCTTGCAAGTGCCGGCATGAGCCCTGCAGCAAAACTTGCACATGAGTTAGGCGGCTTAATTGGCATTGCTGAATTAAAACTACTTGATAATTTATTAGACTATAAAGACAAGCTTACCGAATTTGCTCAGGGCCTCACGCAAATTCATCAACTTATGTTGAACGCCCCCATACAATTTTTAATTGTGGGTGAGGATGAGCATTTGAATACTTATCGCAAAACCCTGGAGACCTTGTGGCCAGCAACATCGGCAACCGACAAATTTGTCAGCTTTGCAATTCCTGCGGTAAGTGAGCAAATCAAACAAGCCTGGATAACCAACACACAAGTTAATTTTTGCGCAAAAGCCTATCCAACGGTACCCGCCGATCACCCTGATGCAGCGGCGCTTACGGTATTGGGAGGTTTTTTGCGCAACGGTTATCTGCACCGTGCAATTCGCGAGCAAGGCGGTGCCTATGGCGGTGGTGCAAGCCAGGACAATACTATCGCTGCGTTCCGCTTCTATTCTTACCGCGACCCACGTTTGACGGAAACCCTCGCCGACTTTGACGCTTGCTTAAGCTGGTTGCAGGAAACAAAGCATAGCCACCAGGCTTTGGAAGAAGCCATTTTGGGAGTTATCGGCAGTATTGATAAGCCAGGATCACCTGCCGGTGAAGCTAAAACCACCTATCAGGCAGAGCTTTTTGGTCGCACTCGTGAAAAACGCGAAACCTTCCGCAATCGTGTCGTGAAAGTGACTATTGATGACCTGTTGCGAGTTGCTAAACACTATTTGGTAAGTGAAAAAGCCAGCGTGGGAATCGTTAGCTATGCGGGGCAACAGGAGAAACTGCAGGCGCTTGGTTTAGACATTCACCAGCTGTAA
- a CDS encoding tRNA-uridine aminocarboxypropyltransferase — MTKRPSCKLCLRPLKTCICKHIRSVNNLVSLVILQHPQEVHEVKNSGRLAHLCLKNSQIHMGENFGDDFFQQLRNDQYYDLLLYPETPEEKSLGIITPPQVENWRINNDQNPNVFKSLRLWVLDATWRKSRKMLYLNPALQTMPRLCLDNCPPSLYTIRKAHSENQLSSLEASCYALQKLEAGKVDYSPVLKAFADFVAEQHSFVSLFQLPSSL; from the coding sequence ATGACTAAACGTCCATCCTGTAAACTGTGTTTACGACCTTTGAAAACCTGCATCTGTAAACACATTCGCAGCGTTAACAATCTAGTTTCATTAGTGATTTTGCAGCATCCCCAAGAAGTGCACGAAGTTAAAAATAGTGGTCGCCTTGCGCATTTGTGTTTAAAAAACAGCCAAATTCATATGGGTGAAAATTTTGGGGACGACTTTTTCCAGCAGTTACGAAATGATCAATATTACGACCTGCTGCTCTACCCGGAAACGCCAGAAGAGAAATCCCTGGGGATTATTACTCCTCCCCAAGTCGAAAATTGGCGCATAAACAATGATCAAAACCCGAACGTATTTAAATCACTTCGCCTATGGGTGCTGGATGCGACCTGGCGTAAAAGTCGTAAAATGCTTTATCTCAATCCGGCCTTGCAAACAATGCCTCGCTTATGTCTGGATAATTGTCCTCCTTCTTTATACACAATTCGTAAAGCGCATAGTGAAAATCAACTTTCCAGCTTGGAAGCAAGTTGTTACGCTTTGCAGAAGTTAGAGGCCGGCAAGGTGGACTATTCCCCGGTACTTAAAGCCTTTGCTGATTTTGTAGCAGAGCAACACTCATTCGTATCTTTATTCCAATTACCTTCATCTTTGTGA
- a CDS encoding GIY-YIG nuclease family protein, with amino-acid sequence MNAKNWFVYMIRTTDSQLYTGITTDIQRRWQEHSSGKGGARYFRARTPDAIALLEIHPDRSSASKREAEIKKLSKQAKEALVTSRLLTTLGLLSGSPELND; translated from the coding sequence ATGAATGCGAAAAATTGGTTCGTATATATGATTCGCACCACCGATAGCCAATTGTACACCGGCATCACCACGGATATCCAAAGGCGCTGGCAAGAGCATAGCAGCGGCAAAGGCGGCGCACGCTATTTTCGCGCACGTACACCGGATGCTATAGCGCTCCTGGAGATACATCCTGATCGCAGCAGCGCCAGCAAGCGCGAAGCAGAAATTAAAAAGTTATCGAAACAGGCAAAAGAGGCCTTGGTGACAAGTCGTCTTCTCACCACCTTAGGTTTACTATCGGGAAGCCCTGAACTCAATGACTAA
- a CDS encoding nucleotide pyrophosphohydrolase, whose protein sequence is MQSLKPLDLAEINREFRAIAAANKWQAYHTPKNLASAVAVEASELLAEFQWLTAEESVELTDEKRTQVADEIADIVMYLTELSMQLDIDLAAALGAKIQKNKIRFKQP, encoded by the coding sequence GTGCAGTCATTAAAGCCATTGGATCTTGCGGAAATTAACCGTGAATTTCGTGCAATTGCCGCTGCAAATAAATGGCAAGCATACCATACTCCCAAAAATCTCGCGTCCGCAGTTGCGGTGGAGGCGAGTGAGCTATTGGCGGAATTCCAATGGTTAACTGCGGAGGAATCGGTCGAGCTCACTGATGAAAAAAGAACCCAGGTTGCTGATGAAATTGCCGATATAGTTATGTACCTAACAGAACTGTCGATGCAGTTAGATATAGATTTGGCGGCGGCCTTGGGTGCTAAAATTCAAAAAAATAAAATCAGATTCAAACAACCTTAA
- a CDS encoding methyltransferase domain-containing protein, with amino-acid sequence MAKQPINQDRNFDDLAKRFQKNIYGGLKGDIRLAVLERDFREYFSALPFGNEKPAKPLRILDAGGGQGQFSLQFAKAGHSVVICDISAEMLKLAEQEVMQQELESHVQLIHCAIQDVSQHIGVSEDKFDVVLCHAVMEWVANPAELLGYLLEQLKPQGYLSLTFYNLHSLIYKNLLRTNFKKIQQQDFGGSKGSLTPINPLYPEQVFEWLNQLPLQVLATSGIRVFHDYIFNEEHRERDPQSVIELELELSRKQPYQLLGRYIHVLGQKRS; translated from the coding sequence ATGGCGAAGCAACCCATTAATCAGGATCGAAACTTTGATGATCTTGCCAAACGTTTTCAAAAGAATATTTATGGTGGATTAAAAGGCGACATTCGCTTGGCTGTGCTCGAACGGGATTTTCGCGAGTATTTTTCAGCATTACCTTTCGGCAACGAAAAGCCTGCAAAACCCTTACGCATTTTGGATGCCGGTGGTGGACAGGGGCAATTTTCTCTTCAGTTTGCGAAAGCGGGGCATTCGGTGGTGATCTGTGATATTTCAGCCGAGATGCTAAAACTCGCAGAGCAAGAGGTAATGCAGCAAGAGCTTGAATCTCATGTACAACTAATACATTGTGCGATTCAGGATGTCTCCCAGCATATAGGTGTGTCTGAAGACAAATTTGATGTTGTTCTTTGTCATGCGGTGATGGAATGGGTAGCAAACCCTGCTGAACTCTTAGGCTACTTGCTTGAACAATTAAAACCTCAGGGGTATTTGTCGCTGACTTTTTATAATTTGCATTCGCTCATTTACAAAAATTTGTTGCGTACAAATTTTAAAAAAATTCAACAGCAGGATTTCGGCGGTTCTAAAGGAAGCCTTACACCCATTAATCCCTTGTACCCTGAACAAGTGTTTGAATGGCTAAACCAGTTGCCATTGCAGGTTCTTGCAACGAGCGGCATCCGGGTTTTTCACGATTATATTTTTAACGAAGAGCATCGCGAACGTGATCCGCAAAGTGTCATAGAGCTCGAACTGGAGTTGTCTCGCAAACAACCCTATCAATTGTTGGGGCGTTATATTCACGTGTTGGGCCAAAAACGCAGTTGA
- a CDS encoding agmatine deiminase family protein translates to MTNRRLPAEWEPQDAILLAWPHKDTGWSGQLDELTQLYEALVSVICDFADLVIAIPEGEIEDVRARLAAMDVPLEYVYFYPVVSNDTWARDFGPVTVQTEEGMKLIDFGFNAWGGKYPFDLDSKITQRLRELGAFPSAQYEALDFILEGGSIESDGKGTLLTTTSCLLNKNRNPGLSKEQIEEQLKNTLGIKKINWISSGYLAGDDTDGHVDVLARFCPQDTIVYTACDDEQDEHYAALKQMEAELKAMTNAEGQSYRLLALPWPGAKFNDSDERVPATYANFLIVNEAVLVPIYDSLSDEDALDVISQAFPGYEIFGIPCSSLIERGGSLHCITMQLPEGVLLQA, encoded by the coding sequence ATGACAAATCGACGCCTTCCCGCCGAATGGGAGCCGCAAGATGCCATTCTTCTCGCCTGGCCACATAAAGATACCGGATGGAGCGGACAACTTGACGAATTGACACAGCTTTACGAAGCGCTGGTTTCAGTCATCTGTGATTTTGCTGACCTGGTGATTGCAATTCCCGAAGGCGAAATTGAAGATGTTCGCGCTCGCTTGGCTGCGATGGATGTCCCGCTCGAATATGTTTATTTCTATCCGGTAGTTTCTAATGATACCTGGGCTCGCGATTTTGGTCCCGTCACTGTTCAAACAGAAGAGGGTATGAAATTAATAGACTTTGGCTTTAATGCTTGGGGTGGAAAATATCCATTCGATTTGGATAGCAAAATCACTCAAAGACTCCGCGAGCTTGGCGCATTTCCTTCCGCACAGTATGAAGCGCTTGATTTTATTTTGGAGGGCGGTTCGATTGAAAGCGATGGCAAAGGGACGCTGCTTACCACTACTTCATGTTTGCTAAACAAAAATCGGAATCCGGGTTTATCCAAAGAGCAAATTGAAGAGCAACTAAAAAATACCTTGGGCATCAAAAAAATAAATTGGATTAGCTCGGGCTATTTGGCTGGTGACGACACTGATGGTCATGTTGATGTGTTAGCAAGATTTTGTCCGCAAGATACTATTGTCTATACAGCATGTGATGATGAGCAAGACGAGCATTATGCGGCACTCAAACAAATGGAAGCAGAGTTAAAAGCCATGACAAACGCGGAAGGGCAGTCTTACCGTTTGCTTGCTTTACCTTGGCCAGGTGCCAAATTTAATGATAGTGATGAGCGCGTGCCAGCAACTTACGCTAATTTTTTAATCGTTAATGAAGCAGTTTTAGTCCCTATTTACGATTCATTAAGCGATGAAGACGCGCTGGATGTTATATCGCAAGCTTTCCCCGGTTATGAAATTTTTGGTATTCCCTGCTCGTCATTAATCGAGCGTGGCGGAAGCCTTCACTGTATTACTATGCAATTACCAGAAGGTGTGCTTTTACAGGCCTAG
- a CDS encoding GGDEF domain-containing protein, which produces MDAASDENGTQTLVCKRSDDTCQFLSEIVELRKEVNSLTELVRTDALTGLYNFRFFNETIALEMERTRRGTQPLSMILLDIDHFKKFNDTWGHETGNHALVHIANLIKVAVRKLDFPCRFGGEEFVILLPNSDLRQAANVAERLREMIATTPLHLTGQAPISITASLGVDQFSSTHSETSQDFVQRVDSWLYKSKDKGRNQVTYPDLTTQARTESVTQEEKNALFGAVGNED; this is translated from the coding sequence ATGGATGCAGCTTCAGACGAGAATGGTACGCAAACTTTGGTTTGTAAACGCAGTGATGATACTTGCCAATTTTTAAGTGAAATTGTCGAGTTGCGTAAGGAAGTGAATTCATTGACCGAGCTGGTGCGAACCGATGCGCTTACCGGGTTGTATAATTTTCGTTTTTTCAATGAAACTATCGCGCTTGAAATGGAGCGCACTCGTCGCGGTACCCAACCGCTCTCCATGATTCTGCTCGACATAGACCACTTTAAAAAGTTTAACGATACCTGGGGGCATGAAACAGGTAATCATGCTCTGGTTCACATTGCCAACTTAATCAAAGTGGCAGTGCGTAAGCTGGATTTCCCTTGTCGTTTTGGCGGTGAAGAGTTTGTCATACTCTTACCCAACAGTGATTTGCGGCAAGCTGCAAATGTAGCGGAGCGTTTGCGCGAGATGATTGCAACAACTCCATTGCACCTAACCGGGCAAGCCCCTATAAGCATAACCGCAAGCTTGGGTGTTGATCAGTTCTCATCCACTCACAGTGAAACCAGCCAAGATTTTGTCCAGCGAGTCGATTCATGGCTTTATAAATCCAAGGATAAAGGTCGCAATCAAGTGACTTATCCTGATCTAACAACCCAGGCACGAACTGAGTCAGTAACGCAGGAAGAAAAAAATGCGTTGTTTGGTGCGGTAGGTAACGAAGATTAA
- the bcp gene encoding thioredoxin-dependent thiol peroxidase: MAFPKIGNIAPDFSLLNQSNEIIQLKDFKGKSNVLVYFYPKAATPGCTVQACGIRDYAAEFKKLNTRVFAISPDSPAKLQKFATKYDLEFDLLSDEDHAVADAYGVWGLKKFMGREFMGIIRTSFIIDQSGRLVKILEKVNTKTHNDDVIDYIKTLP; the protein is encoded by the coding sequence ATGGCGTTCCCAAAGATAGGAAACATAGCACCTGATTTTTCACTGTTAAATCAATCTAATGAAATTATTCAGCTGAAAGATTTTAAAGGTAAAAGTAATGTTCTCGTTTATTTTTACCCCAAGGCCGCTACTCCTGGCTGCACTGTACAAGCATGCGGTATTAGGGATTACGCCGCGGAATTTAAAAAATTAAATACCCGCGTGTTCGCTATCAGCCCTGATAGTCCAGCAAAGTTGCAGAAATTTGCTACCAAGTATGATCTGGAATTTGATTTGCTTTCAGATGAGGATCATGCAGTTGCTGACGCTTATGGAGTATGGGGTCTTAAGAAATTTATGGGGCGTGAATTCATGGGGATAATACGCACCAGTTTCATCATTGATCAAAGTGGTCGACTGGTTAAGATCCTCGAAAAGGTGAATACCAAGACCCACAATGATGATGTGATTGATTATATCAAAACGTTGCCCTAA
- a CDS encoding helix-turn-helix domain-containing protein — MIQLQRNYRNDTISSEGEFSQSDVRSYEEYLSLARIPHCEGVSARVVNALHARVGHADLSIDKIADDIGLSKRTLQRRLQQQNANFAQLRDDVRFHYSIKYLIDDHMSVDLVSKALDFSDRTSFTNAFKRWTGLSPSVFRKLFRDYA; from the coding sequence ATGATTCAGCTACAGCGTAATTACCGTAATGACACCATTTCATCTGAAGGTGAATTTAGCCAATCAGATGTACGTTCTTACGAAGAGTACTTATCTCTGGCCAGAATTCCTCACTGCGAGGGAGTATCTGCACGAGTTGTTAACGCACTGCACGCTCGTGTAGGGCACGCTGATTTGTCTATCGATAAAATCGCAGATGATATTGGATTATCCAAACGAACCTTGCAACGTCGGCTTCAACAGCAAAACGCAAATTTTGCACAGCTGCGTGATGACGTAAGATTCCATTATTCGATCAAATACTTAATTGATGATCATATGAGTGTTGATCTGGTTTCCAAAGCGCTGGATTTTTCTGACAGAACCAGTTTTACCAATGCATTCAAGCGTTGGACTGGCCTGTCACCCAGCGTCTTCCGCAAGCTGTTCCGCGATTACGCCTAA
- the yajC gene encoding preprotein translocase subunit YajC, giving the protein MSFFVSSAVAQTTAAQAKPAGFDPVMIIMMVGMFAFMYFFIIRPQRKRQKEHQDLVSALAKGDEVVMTSGMLGKVVKVDENYVVIETGNNIELKFQKVAVHAVLPKGTIKSIEAA; this is encoded by the coding sequence ATGAGTTTTTTCGTTTCTTCCGCTGTCGCACAAACAACTGCCGCCCAAGCTAAACCTGCTGGTTTCGATCCAGTCATGATTATCATGATGGTAGGTATGTTTGCGTTTATGTATTTCTTTATTATTCGCCCGCAACGCAAACGTCAAAAAGAACATCAGGATTTGGTCAGCGCTTTGGCGAAAGGTGATGAAGTGGTGATGACCAGTGGCATGCTCGGCAAAGTAGTAAAGGTTGATGAAAATTATGTGGTAATTGAAACTGGTAACAATATTGAGCTCAAGTTTCAAAAAGTTGCGGTTCACGCAGTTTTACCAAAAGGCACTATCAAATCTATTGAAGCGGCTTAA
- a CDS encoding TusE/DsrC/DsvC family sulfur relay protein: MQLAVNGQLIELDKEGFLKNLTDWNESVAHALATNDNIDLTDAHWEIIYLVRDFYQTFQISPSMRALVKRTEQMLGAEKGKSIYLLQLFPISPAKFVSKIAGLPKPANCL, from the coding sequence ATGCAACTCGCCGTAAATGGGCAATTAATAGAGCTGGATAAAGAAGGATTTTTGAAAAACCTGACAGACTGGAATGAATCTGTTGCTCATGCTCTCGCAACAAACGACAACATTGATTTAACAGATGCGCATTGGGAAATTATTTATCTGGTGCGGGATTTTTATCAGACATTTCAAATTTCACCGTCTATGCGCGCACTGGTGAAACGAACAGAACAAATGCTTGGGGCAGAAAAAGGGAAAAGTATTTATTTATTACAATTATTTCCAATCAGCCCTGCAAAATTTGTTAGTAAAATTGCAGGGCTTCCAAAACCGGCTAATTGCCTGTGA
- the tusB gene encoding sulfurtransferase complex subunit TusB produces the protein MSTLHTINKSPFSHTTLASCLQVCGNQDGILLLEDGVFGALGTAPCAEELSTLINSGLKVYALTSDVIARGLKEKVRDDISLTDYNGFVQLSIEHNCVQSWY, from the coding sequence ATGAGCACTTTACATACAATAAATAAATCACCATTTTCCCACACAACCCTGGCGTCTTGCTTACAGGTGTGCGGCAATCAAGATGGTATTCTGCTGTTGGAAGACGGTGTTTTTGGCGCGCTAGGTACAGCACCTTGCGCTGAAGAACTTTCTACACTAATTAATTCAGGCCTTAAAGTTTATGCACTCACGAGTGACGTAATTGCGCGAGGCCTGAAAGAAAAAGTGCGCGATGATATATCCCTGACAGATTACAATGGTTTCGTTCAGTTGAGCATTGAACACAATTGTGTGCAAAGCTGGTATTGA